Proteins encoded by one window of Chryseobacterium sp. POL2:
- a CDS encoding NADH-quinone oxidoreductase subunit C encodes MTNEFVLEALTREFPETILTTSEPYGMLTVEVKKDDIKKVVHYLRDSSLEFNFLTDICGIHYPENPEKELGVVYHLHNMMTNVRLRLKAFMPKENPEIDSLTELFAGANWMERETFDFYGIKFKGHPDLRPILNMDDLGYHPMLKEYRLEDGTRTDKNDSMFGR; translated from the coding sequence ATGACAAACGAATTCGTATTAGAAGCTTTAACAAGAGAATTTCCTGAAACAATTCTTACAACATCCGAACCTTATGGCATGCTGACGGTGGAAGTTAAAAAAGATGATATTAAAAAAGTGGTTCACTACTTGAGAGATTCTTCTTTAGAATTTAATTTTTTAACAGACATCTGTGGTATTCATTATCCAGAAAACCCAGAAAAAGAATTAGGCGTGGTTTATCATTTACATAATATGATGACTAACGTACGTCTGCGTCTTAAAGCTTTTATGCCAAAAGAAAATCCGGAAATCGATTCTTTAACAGAACTATTTGCTGGTGCCAACTGGATGGAGCGCGAAACTTTTGATTTCTACGGAATCAAATTCAAAGGACATCCAGATCTTCGCCCTATTCTTAATATGGACGATCTTGGTTATCATCCGATGTTAAAAGAATATCGTCTGGAAGATGGCACACGTACTGACAAAAACGATAGCATGTTCGGAAGATAG
- a CDS encoding NADH-quinone oxidoreductase subunit B, whose protein sequence is MSDNNKPVVNMNNPAPAGYEGEGFFATKLSSVIGLARSYSLWPLPFATSCCGIEFMATLNPTYDAARFGMERNSFSPRQADMLMVCGTISKKLAPVLKQVYSQMAEPKWVVAVGACASSGGIFDTYSVLQGIDKIIPVDVYVPGCPPRPEQIIEGVMQVQELARTESLRRRDLPEYKALLESYGIK, encoded by the coding sequence ATGTCAGATAATAATAAACCAGTTGTTAACATGAACAATCCAGCTCCTGCAGGTTATGAAGGAGAAGGATTTTTTGCAACAAAATTGAGCAGTGTTATTGGTCTTGCCAGAAGTTATTCGCTTTGGCCATTACCTTTTGCAACATCATGCTGCGGTATTGAATTTATGGCAACGCTTAACCCTACTTACGATGCAGCCCGATTCGGTATGGAAAGAAACTCTTTCTCGCCGCGACAAGCCGATATGTTGATGGTTTGCGGCACAATTTCTAAAAAACTTGCACCAGTTCTTAAACAAGTTTATTCCCAAATGGCAGAACCAAAATGGGTTGTAGCCGTTGGCGCTTGTGCTTCTAGTGGCGGTATTTTTGATACTTATTCGGTACTTCAAGGAATTGACAAAATTATACCTGTTGACGTCTATGTCCCTGGATGCCCACCTCGACCTGAGCAAATCATCGAAGGGGTTATGCAGGTACAAGAATTAGCACGTACAGAAAGTCTTAGAAGAAGAGACTTACCAGAATATAAAGCATTGTTAGAATCTTACGGAATTAAATAA
- a CDS encoding NADH-quinone oxidoreductase subunit A, whose amino-acid sequence MNLPENYIPILIQAAVGLGFVIVSLLGAHFLGPKVKSEVKGQSFECGVEVVGNARTPFSVKYFLTAILFVLFDIEIVFFYPYAVNFRELGTEGFLAIVTFVSIFFLGFFYVLKRGALDWDK is encoded by the coding sequence ATGAATTTACCAGAAAATTATATTCCGATTCTTATCCAAGCGGCTGTAGGTCTAGGGTTTGTAATCGTTTCTTTACTTGGTGCACACTTTCTTGGCCCAAAAGTAAAGAGTGAAGTAAAAGGACAAAGTTTTGAATGTGGTGTGGAAGTTGTCGGCAATGCAAGAACGCCTTTCTCTGTAAAATATTTCCTTACCGCTATCCTATTTGTTCTTTTCGATATCGAAATTGTTTTCTTCTATCCTTATGCGGTCAACTTCCGCGAGTTGGGTACAGAAGGATTTTTAGCAATTGTAACATTTGTATCCATCTTTTTCCTTGGATTCTTCTATGTCCTTAAAAGAGGTGCTTTGGATTGGGATAAATAA
- a CDS encoding GNAT family N-acetyltransferase, with amino-acid sequence MSQIIIKKVESKKDLTDFVQFPNDLYRNNPNYVPALTADELNIWNPAENPALEYAEAQQFLALKDSKIVGRIAVMINHKEEKDLGIKKLRFGWLDFIDDEAVSKALINKAIEYAKSKNISKIEGPMGITNLDKAGMLTMGFDRLATMIGIYNEAYYPKHLENLGLIKEKEWVEFEIEFPETLPDKVVKFNNLIKEKYKLRVLKFNNKKEILPLVEPMFKLLDETYKGLSTYTPITDEQINHYKEKYFGFIDKDYIICIEDEDHNLISFAITMPSYSRALQKAKGKLFPFGWWHLLNAGKKNDRANFYLIGIHPDYQRRGVTAIIFKEIYDTFRKKGVKFLETNPELEENKNIQLLWQDYEPINHKRRRTYSKEI; translated from the coding sequence ATGTCACAAATCATCATAAAAAAGGTAGAATCAAAGAAAGATTTGACAGATTTTGTCCAATTTCCAAACGATTTGTACCGCAACAACCCCAACTATGTGCCTGCTTTAACAGCGGACGAACTTAACATTTGGAATCCTGCCGAAAATCCTGCTTTGGAGTATGCTGAGGCGCAACAATTTTTAGCATTAAAAGACAGCAAAATTGTAGGTCGAATCGCGGTGATGATTAATCATAAAGAAGAAAAAGATCTTGGTATCAAAAAGCTAAGATTTGGATGGTTGGATTTTATTGATGACGAAGCGGTTTCAAAAGCCTTAATTAACAAAGCAATCGAATATGCAAAAAGCAAAAACATTTCTAAGATAGAAGGACCAATGGGCATTACCAATCTGGACAAAGCCGGAATGTTAACGATGGGTTTTGACAGACTTGCGACAATGATTGGCATTTATAACGAAGCTTATTATCCAAAACATTTAGAAAACCTAGGTTTGATTAAAGAAAAAGAATGGGTAGAATTCGAGATTGAATTCCCTGAAACTTTACCTGATAAAGTAGTCAAATTCAACAATTTAATTAAAGAAAAATATAAATTAAGAGTTCTTAAATTTAATAACAAAAAAGAAATCCTCCCTTTGGTAGAACCCATGTTCAAACTTTTGGATGAAACTTACAAAGGGCTTTCGACTTATACCCCGATTACAGATGAACAAATCAATCATTACAAAGAAAAATATTTTGGTTTCATCGACAAAGATTACATTATCTGTATCGAGGACGAAGATCATAATTTGATATCATTTGCCATTACAATGCCTTCTTATTCTCGAGCTTTACAAAAGGCAAAAGGCAAACTTTTCCCTTTTGGTTGGTGGCATTTGCTAAATGCTGGAAAAAAGAATGATCGTGCGAATTTTTATTTAATAGGCATCCATCCAGACTATCAACGCCGCGGTGTTACGGCGATTATTTTTAAAGAAATTTATGATACTTTTAGAAAAAAAGGCGTCAAATTCTTAGAGACCAATCCAGAGTTGGAAGAAAACAAAAACATCCAACTACTTTGGCAAGATTACGAGCCAATTAATCATAAAAGAAGACGAACTTATAGCAAGGAAATATAA
- a CDS encoding zinc metallopeptidase encodes MTGYYLIIGLTMLASWLVSSRLKSKFQYYSQVHLRNGMSGKEVAEKMLRDNGINDVQVISVPGQLTDHYNPENKTVNLSEGVYMQRNAAAAAVAAHEVGHAVQHAVGYSMLQLRSKLVPMVNISSTLSQFVIMAGIGVMVASRTIENPQGNTWVLAIGVALFAVTTLFAFVTLPVEYDASNRAMKWLKDTGTVTQEEYIGVEDSLKWAARTYVVAALGSLGQLLYWASMLFGGRRE; translated from the coding sequence ATGACAGGTTATTATTTAATTATCGGTCTTACGATGCTGGCGAGTTGGCTAGTATCGAGTAGGCTGAAATCAAAATTTCAGTATTATTCTCAGGTACATTTGAGGAACGGAATGTCAGGGAAAGAAGTTGCTGAAAAAATGTTGAGAGACAATGGGATTAATGATGTACAAGTAATTTCGGTTCCAGGTCAATTGACGGACCATTACAATCCAGAAAACAAAACAGTCAACCTTTCCGAAGGTGTATATATGCAAAGAAATGCAGCGGCAGCGGCTGTTGCAGCTCATGAAGTAGGTCACGCAGTGCAACATGCTGTGGGCTATTCGATGTTGCAATTGAGATCAAAATTAGTCCCTATGGTTAACATCAGCTCCACTTTATCACAATTCGTAATTATGGCTGGTATTGGTGTTATGGTGGCTTCAAGAACTATTGAAAACCCTCAAGGTAATACTTGGGTTTTGGCAATTGGCGTGGCGCTTTTCGCGGTGACAACTTTATTCGCTTTTGTAACGCTTCCCGTAGAATATGATGCGAGTAATCGTGCGATGAAATGGTTGAAAGATACAGGAACGGTGACGCAAGAAGAATATATTGGGGTTGAAGATAGTCTAAAATGGGCTGCGAGAACTTATGTGGTAGCAGCTTTAGGGTCATTAGGACAACTTTTGTATTGGGCTTCGATGCTTTTCGGAGGCCGTCGCGAGTAA
- a CDS encoding IMPACT family protein, translating into MFEYQSIEKPIEDISLKEKGSKFIGFAYPVISEEEVKSCLNHLREIHPKATHHCYAYRLGLSGENYRANDDGEPSGSAGLPIYNQLLAHQLTNILVVVIRYYGGTKLGVSGLVKTYKESAKLTLESANIITKELESELKLSFKFSQQNVIFSLLNKNGAQILDFDAQQICHITARVKTAQKENISNQLSEMLLEYAFIDL; encoded by the coding sequence ATGTTCGAATACCAAAGCATCGAAAAGCCAATTGAAGATATTTCACTAAAAGAAAAAGGCAGCAAATTCATTGGTTTTGCCTATCCCGTCATCTCTGAAGAAGAAGTCAAATCTTGTCTTAATCATTTACGCGAAATTCATCCAAAAGCAACGCACCATTGTTACGCTTACCGACTAGGACTTTCTGGCGAAAACTACCGCGCCAACGATGATGGCGAACCCAGTGGAAGTGCAGGATTACCCATCTACAACCAACTTCTTGCCCATCAACTCACCAATATTTTAGTGGTTGTCATTCGTTACTATGGCGGAACAAAACTTGGCGTTTCAGGCTTGGTCAAAACTTATAAAGAAAGCGCTAAATTAACCTTGGAATCAGCAAATATCATTACTAAAGAATTGGAAAGCGAACTGAAACTCAGTTTTAAATTCAGTCAGCAAAATGTTATTTTTTCTTTACTCAATAAAAACGGTGCACAAATTTTAGACTTCGATGCGCAACAGATTTGTCACATCACAGCACGGGTAAAAACCGCACAAAAAGAAAACATCTCCAACCAATTGTCAGAGATGCTTTTAGAGTATGCTTTTATAGATTTGTAA
- the ribD gene encoding bifunctional diaminohydroxyphosphoribosylaminopyrimidine deaminase/5-amino-6-(5-phosphoribosylamino)uracil reductase RibD, whose amino-acid sequence MTDKFFLQRCIQLAENAIGKTYPNPMVGAVIVHNNRIIGEAYHKKAGEAHAEINAINSVKAEDFVLLQDSTIYVSLEPCAHFGKTPPCALKIKEIGFKKVVIGVIDSHDKVSGKGVKILTDADIDVDSDILEKESLALNKRFFTFHQKKRPYIILKWAESQDAFMDKNHKPYPISNSLCKQFVHKMRSEEHAILVGKNTALHDDPNLTVREIEGQNPIRILIDLNLEVPLGFKIYNNEAPTIIFNVIKDEKINHLHFVKIEKENMMTDLMTKLFELDIQSVLVEGGSYTLKQFIHTNLWDEAFIIKNPELNLANGTKAPEFNFEMNNQMNFRGNLIQHYINPENQFL is encoded by the coding sequence ATGACAGACAAATTCTTCCTACAACGCTGCATACAATTAGCAGAAAACGCCATCGGCAAAACTTATCCTAACCCGATGGTTGGCGCAGTTATCGTCCATAACAATCGTATCATCGGTGAAGCTTATCACAAAAAAGCTGGCGAAGCCCATGCTGAAATTAATGCCATTAACAGTGTAAAAGCGGAAGATTTCGTCTTATTGCAAGACTCAACGATTTATGTTTCGCTGGAACCTTGCGCCCATTTTGGGAAAACACCACCTTGCGCGCTGAAGATTAAAGAAATTGGTTTTAAAAAAGTCGTTATCGGTGTTATCGACAGCCACGATAAAGTGAGTGGAAAAGGTGTCAAAATTTTGACTGATGCCGACATTGATGTAGATTCTGACATTTTAGAAAAAGAAAGTTTGGCTCTCAACAAAAGATTTTTCACCTTTCATCAAAAGAAAAGACCTTATATTATCCTGAAATGGGCAGAATCTCAGGATGCATTTATGGATAAAAATCATAAACCTTACCCAATTAGTAACAGCCTTTGCAAACAATTTGTACATAAAATGAGAAGTGAAGAACATGCTATTTTGGTCGGAAAAAATACCGCACTTCATGATGATCCCAACTTAACTGTACGCGAAATTGAAGGTCAAAATCCTATTAGAATTTTAATTGATCTCAATTTGGAAGTTCCTTTAGGCTTTAAAATTTACAATAACGAAGCACCAACGATAATTTTCAATGTTATTAAAGATGAAAAAATAAATCATCTACACTTTGTAAAAATTGAAAAAGAAAATATGATGACGGATTTGATGACAAAACTTTTCGAACTTGACATACAATCGGTTTTGGTAGAAGGCGGAAGTTATACGTTGAAACAATTTATCCATACCAATCTTTGGGATGAAGCTTTTATCATTAAAAATCCTGAATTGAATTTAGCCAACGGAACCAAAGCACCTGAATTTAATTTTGAAATGAATAATCAAATGAATTTCCGAGGAAATCTTATTCAACATTATATTAATCCCGAAAATCAATTCCTTTAA
- a CDS encoding DUF349 domain-containing protein: MITETGNLENEENKVTLAESQNASPQEHDNSEFAYNTDLEVLTEENPVEGKSLDEILDEMEKTINLKDAGSYSRTFQQLKDAASHLIQDEVDEKKHHYLEEGNDENTFSYQHPKTSRLNALVSIFKEKMDDFHKKQDEEHSKNLEERHEIIERLKNLYSNSEPGTNLFKAIREIKEAWSNAGQVPKSEFKNLNNNYFHHLKMFNEMLDLNKEYLEQEYAHNLEKRMHIIDRAKELLEEPLVQKALNELQYLHKLWKEEAEPVAEEFREKTWEDFKEVSQKIHERKSELIATLERDQEANLAKKNEIIETLQKLATPDKNINHNYWQNSIKTVENLRLDFLKIGSVPKKFSNQIWTDFKQNLRAFNTAKNSFYKDLKDSQIKNLEAKIILIKTAQDNMNSEDWETAVPLFKKLQEDWKNVGHVPRSQANKVWDEFRNACNTFFKNFRDKNSATTDNWKDNYKHKKALLEELKTISNEEGSIEKIEQIKNQWNAIGKVPKDKLSINTEFNKALRERLKLNKINEFDLHEENLSESQITDKARKIKNQISDLEAEVVKLENNISFFSNASRENPLLKDTYQKIDDKKALLESLKLSLHNIIANNEN, translated from the coding sequence ATGATAACAGAGACTGGAAATCTTGAAAACGAAGAAAACAAAGTAACACTTGCTGAATCTCAAAACGCTTCACCACAAGAACATGACAATAGCGAATTTGCTTATAATACTGATCTTGAAGTTTTAACAGAAGAAAACCCTGTTGAAGGCAAATCTCTCGATGAGATTTTGGACGAGATGGAAAAAACCATTAATCTGAAAGATGCAGGTTCGTATTCAAGAACATTCCAACAGCTGAAAGATGCCGCGTCGCACCTTATCCAAGACGAAGTTGATGAAAAAAAACATCATTATCTAGAAGAAGGCAATGATGAAAACACCTTCAGTTATCAACATCCAAAGACGTCGCGCTTAAATGCTTTAGTCAGTATTTTTAAAGAAAAAATGGATGACTTCCACAAAAAACAGGACGAAGAACACAGCAAAAATCTAGAAGAACGTCACGAGATTATCGAACGTCTCAAAAATCTATACAGCAACTCGGAGCCCGGCACCAATCTTTTCAAAGCCATTCGTGAGATCAAAGAAGCTTGGTCAAATGCTGGACAAGTACCAAAATCCGAATTTAAAAATCTTAATAACAACTACTTCCACCATCTTAAAATGTTCAATGAGATGTTGGATCTTAACAAAGAATATCTGGAGCAAGAGTATGCACACAACTTGGAAAAGAGAATGCATATCATCGACAGAGCCAAAGAATTGCTAGAAGAACCTTTGGTACAAAAAGCGCTCAACGAATTGCAATACCTGCACAAACTTTGGAAAGAAGAAGCAGAACCCGTTGCAGAAGAATTCCGTGAAAAAACTTGGGAAGATTTCAAAGAAGTTTCTCAAAAAATCCATGAAAGAAAGTCCGAGTTAATCGCTACTTTGGAAAGAGATCAAGAAGCGAATCTTGCTAAGAAAAATGAGATTATCGAAACGCTACAAAAGCTAGCTACTCCAGACAAAAACATCAACCACAATTATTGGCAAAACTCTATAAAAACAGTTGAAAATCTTAGACTTGATTTCTTAAAAATAGGTAGTGTTCCCAAGAAATTTTCAAACCAAATTTGGACAGATTTCAAACAAAACCTTCGCGCTTTTAATACTGCAAAAAATAGTTTTTATAAAGATCTAAAGGATTCTCAAATCAAAAATCTTGAGGCAAAAATCATTTTGATAAAAACCGCACAAGATAACATGAATTCTGAAGATTGGGAAACGGCAGTTCCTCTTTTCAAAAAATTACAAGAAGATTGGAAGAACGTAGGGCATGTTCCACGTTCGCAAGCCAACAAAGTTTGGGACGAATTCCGCAATGCATGTAATACTTTTTTCAAAAATTTCCGTGACAAAAATAGCGCAACAACGGACAATTGGAAAGATAACTACAAACATAAAAAAGCTTTATTAGAAGAATTAAAAACAATTTCTAATGAAGAAGGCAGCATCGAAAAGATTGAGCAAATCAAAAATCAATGGAACGCGATTGGAAAAGTTCCGAAAGACAAACTTAGCATCAATACTGAATTTAATAAAGCTTTGCGCGAAAGACTCAAACTTAACAAAATCAACGAGTTCGATCTGCACGAAGAAAATCTTAGCGAAAGCCAAATCACAGATAAAGCTAGAAAAATCAAAAATCAAATTTCTGATCTCGAAGCTGAAGTTGTTAAATTAGAAAATAATATTTCCTTCTTTAGCAATGCTTCCCGCGAAAATCCTTTATTAAAAGATACTTATCAAAAAATTGATGACAAAAAAGCTTTGCTAGAAAGTTTAAAACTAAGTCTCCACAATATTATTGCCAACAACGAAAATTAA
- a CDS encoding shikimate dehydrogenase family protein yields MEQAHIFGLLGKNISYSFSKKYFEEKFKKLFLKNHTYRFFDFQNLDNLESFLKQENLKGFNVTIPYKEAIIPYLDELSDEAQKIGAVNCVKIIDDKKIGFNTDAFGFEKSLMIHKNPNHTKALILGDGGAAKAVKYILEKHQIEYLTISRKSKTTFDNLDFRTVSEHLLIIQCTPVGTFPNVEDCLNFPFDALTSQHYIIDLIYNPSETTFIKKARNKGATTMNGYYMLEQQAEKAWDIWTKNI; encoded by the coding sequence ATGGAACAAGCACACATTTTTGGACTTTTAGGAAAAAATATCTCCTACTCTTTTTCAAAAAAATACTTTGAAGAAAAATTCAAAAAACTATTTTTAAAAAATCATACTTACCGTTTTTTTGATTTCCAAAACCTCGACAATTTAGAAAGCTTTTTAAAACAAGAAAACCTAAAAGGCTTCAATGTTACAATTCCTTACAAAGAAGCCATCATTCCGTATTTGGACGAGCTAAGTGATGAAGCTCAAAAAATCGGTGCTGTCAATTGCGTCAAAATTATTGATGATAAAAAAATTGGATTCAATACCGATGCCTTTGGTTTTGAAAAAAGTCTTATGATTCATAAAAATCCAAACCATACCAAAGCTTTAATTTTAGGGGACGGTGGCGCAGCAAAAGCAGTTAAATATATTTTGGAAAAACATCAAATCGAATATTTGACCATTTCGAGAAAATCAAAAACCACTTTTGACAACCTTGATTTCAGAACCGTTTCGGAGCATTTATTAATTATACAATGTACGCCTGTTGGCACATTTCCTAATGTTGAGGATTGTCTCAATTTTCCTTTTGATGCACTTACCAGTCAACATTACATCATCGATTTAATCTACAATCCCAGCGAAACGACCTTCATAAAAAAAGCGAGAAACAAAGGCGCTACAACCATGAATGGCTATTATATGCTAGAACAACAAGCCGAAAAAGCTTGGGATATTTGGACAAAAAATATTTAA
- a CDS encoding endonuclease: MKLKLSFLASIISFVINAQSAPAYYNQVNLQLTGNQLKNQLAATITNTHTTTISYSQLKELMKTSDVDPDVAGNLLLIYGSQSSGTHQRSRSIGGSWNREHVYAKSKGTPNLGTSGPGADGHHLRPADISLNSTRGSLLFDDGIGAMAQKTSRGGWYPGDEWKGDVARILMYMYVRYKDRCKPLNITYGPSTIASDFPDILLKWNVEDPISNFEIQRNNIVANKQGNRNPFIDNPYLATVIWGGQAAQNTWPDSFNGGGTTDTQAPSTPTNLNYSNVTATSATLAWTASTDNFAVASYDVYMNNQLKQNTTTNSANITGLTPETAYSFYVKAKDAAGNISGNSNTIDLTTTKSSGNGDGDGGNTGATCGTETFDNIPVPSQPPASSYSLREWSTNGVIYEATNARTDKQIYIDGDNNKAICIKTGGTNAGALKATGISGGIGSLSLRTKLPFDTDKAGTLNVLVNGQNVGTIAYSKDAKTFTISNINIEGNIEIEIIDQNLSANNRVSLDNLSWTCYTKMATDEVKNADNKIKVYPNPVKNHEIFVEGIKNVDNIEIYNLNGQKVQNFNQVKNKQKLNLNKLPKGIYILKSSTASTKFIVE; the protein is encoded by the coding sequence ATGAAACTAAAGTTATCATTTTTAGCATCTATTATCTCATTTGTAATAAATGCCCAGTCAGCACCTGCATATTACAACCAGGTCAACTTACAGCTAACAGGAAATCAATTAAAAAACCAGTTGGCTGCAACAATTACTAACACACATACTACAACAATTTCTTATTCTCAGCTTAAAGAACTTATGAAAACCAGCGATGTAGATCCTGATGTAGCTGGTAATTTATTATTAATCTACGGTTCCCAAAGCTCGGGCACGCACCAAAGAAGTAGAAGCATTGGCGGTTCTTGGAACAGAGAGCATGTCTATGCAAAATCGAAAGGAACGCCCAACTTAGGAACATCTGGACCTGGCGCTGATGGTCACCACTTGAGACCAGCAGATATTAGCTTAAACAGCACAAGAGGAAGTCTTCTTTTCGACGATGGAATAGGTGCAATGGCTCAAAAAACAAGTCGTGGTGGATGGTATCCTGGCGACGAATGGAAAGGCGATGTTGCTAGAATTCTTATGTACATGTATGTGCGTTACAAAGACAGATGTAAACCTTTGAACATCACTTATGGACCAAGTACCATTGCTTCCGACTTCCCAGATATCTTATTAAAATGGAACGTAGAAGATCCTATTTCAAATTTTGAAATACAAAGAAACAATATCGTTGCTAACAAACAAGGTAACAGAAACCCTTTCATTGACAATCCTTATTTAGCAACTGTTATTTGGGGTGGACAAGCGGCACAAAACACTTGGCCAGACTCTTTCAATGGTGGTGGCACTACAGACACACAAGCACCATCTACACCAACCAATCTTAATTATTCTAATGTTACAGCTACCTCTGCTACATTGGCATGGACAGCTTCAACCGACAATTTTGCTGTTGCGAGCTACGATGTATACATGAATAATCAACTCAAACAAAATACAACAACCAACAGCGCGAATATTACTGGTCTTACACCAGAAACAGCATATTCATTTTATGTAAAAGCCAAAGATGCTGCTGGCAACATTTCCGGAAACAGCAATACTATTGACTTGACAACAACGAAGTCTTCTGGTAATGGTGACGGCGATGGCGGCAACACTGGAGCAACTTGTGGTACAGAAACTTTTGACAATATCCCAGTTCCTAGTCAACCGCCAGCATCATCATACTCTTTGAGAGAATGGTCAACCAATGGTGTTATTTATGAAGCGACAAATGCCAGAACAGATAAACAAATCTATATTGATGGCGACAACAACAAAGCTATCTGTATTAAAACTGGTGGTACTAACGCTGGTGCATTAAAAGCTACAGGAATTTCTGGTGGAATCGGAAGTCTTTCTTTGAGAACCAAACTACCTTTCGATACAGACAAAGCAGGGACACTCAACGTATTGGTTAATGGTCAAAATGTTGGGACAATTGCTTATTCTAAAGATGCCAAAACCTTCACCATTTCTAACATCAATATCGAAGGAAATATAGAAATCGAAATTATTGATCAAAACCTATCTGCCAACAACCGTGTATCTCTAGACAACCTGTCTTGGACTTGTTATACAAAAATGGCAACAGATGAAGTAAAAAACGCAGATAACAAAATCAAAGTTTATCCTAATCCTGTTAAAAACCATGAAATCTTTGTGGAAGGAATTAAAAATGTTGACAATATAGAAATCTATAACCTTAACGGACAAAAAGTTCAAAACTTCAACCAAGTTAAAAACAAACAAAAATTGAACCTGAACAAGCTTCCAAAAGGAATCTACATTCTAAAATCCTCAACAGCTTCAACTAAATTTATTGTTGAATAA
- a CDS encoding tRNA methyl transferase PRC-barrel domain-containing protein, which yields MANKGQIVEIPASSLLYSQPTPAFASKKEELLWLSTHPMYSLFDGILIGGHDGIEHFKIGQRKGVNQYGGSPNPLFVIAIDKKDNRIFAGAGNQHPGLFAKVISLPQIFLKWQIDDPIDFPIDIEIEKHPEKDILQAKLYRFDDNYFFEFLKPIEKTLFNNNFKILINQHIAATTELK from the coding sequence ATGGCTAACAAAGGTCAAATTGTCGAAATACCTGCTTCTTCTCTACTCTACTCGCAGCCGACACCAGCGTTCGCTTCGAAAAAAGAGGAACTGTTATGGCTTTCAACACATCCGATGTATTCGTTATTTGACGGAATTCTCATTGGAGGGCATGACGGGATTGAGCATTTCAAAATTGGTCAAAGAAAAGGCGTTAATCAATATGGCGGATCACCTAATCCTCTTTTTGTCATCGCAATCGACAAAAAGGACAACCGAATTTTCGCAGGCGCTGGCAATCAGCATCCAGGATTATTCGCAAAAGTGATAAGCTTGCCTCAAATATTTTTAAAATGGCAAATCGATGATCCAATTGATTTTCCCATTGATATTGAGATTGAAAAACACCCAGAGAAAGACATCTTACAAGCCAAGCTTTATCGTTTTGATGACAATTATTTTTTTGAATTTCTAAAACCTATTGAAAAAACATTATTTAATAACAATTTTAAAATATTAATAAATCAGCACATTGCTGCAACCACAGAACTAAAATAG